From Nicotiana tabacum cultivar K326 chromosome 20, ASM71507v2, whole genome shotgun sequence, one genomic window encodes:
- the LOC107797936 gene encoding AAA-ATPase At3g28580-like → MMMMMQDVWTQLGPTIAAIMFTWTMYQNYFPHQLRGHIRRYTDKIISYFYPYMHIIFHEYDTDGWFERSKAYVAIERYLSKNSCTQAKRLKANVVKDGQSVVLTMDDHEEITDEYKGEKVWWISSQKLANKQTISLWKEDDKRYFKLKFHRKNRELITNSYLKYVLDEGKAIAVRERQRKLYTNNKGESGGYRYRGWRIWSQVVFEHPSTFDTLAMDPNKKQEIMDDLQTFRKSKDYYAKIGKAWKRGYLLYGPPGTGKSSMIAAMANFLEYDIYDLELTAVKDNTELRRLLIDTTSKSIIVIEDIDCSLDLTGQREEKKKKKDEKDKEKDEKDAIAEKMKKGEAKEKSEVTLSGLLNFIDGLWSAIGGERLIVFTTNYVEKLDPALIRRGRMDKHIVLSYCCFESFKVLAYNYLDVESHDYFPEIRRLLGETNMTPADIAENLMPKSSKENADTCLKRLIEALENAKEEAKLKAKEEEEERAKAEKEKEVKEKEEKKKKLAAVDGVNKNEKSESNGTKENGSAKENGDVSKD, encoded by the exons atgatgatgatgatgcaaGATGTTTGGACTCAGTTGGGTCCAACCATTGCAGCAATCATGTTCACTTGGACCATGTACCAGAACTATTTTCCTCACCAACTTCGTGGCCATATTAGGAGGTATACAGATAAAATCATAAGTTATTTCTACCCTTATATGCACATTATTTTTCATGAATATGATACTGATGGCTGGTTCGAGCGGAGCAAAGCTTATGTTGCAATCGAAAGATACCTGAGTAAGAACTCCTGCACACAAGCTAAGCGTCTCAAAGCCAACGTAGTAAAAGATGGTCAATCTGTTGTCCTAACAATGGATGATCACGAGGAGATAACCGATGAATATAAAGGCGAGAAGGTTTGGTGGATTTCGAGCCAAAAATTAGCCAACAAACAGACAATTTCATTGTGGAAGGAGGATGACAAGAGGTATTTCAAGCTCAAATTTCACAGAAAGAATCGCGAGCTTATCACCAATTCATACTTGAAGTATGTGTTGGACGAAGGGAAGGCGATTGCTGTTAGAGAAAGGCAGAGGAAGTTGTACACAAACAATAAGGGAGAGTCAGGTGGTTATAGATATAGGGGTTGGAGGATATGGAGTCAAGTAGTGTTTGAACATCCATCAACTTTTGATACTTTGGCTATGGATCCAAACAAGAAACAAGAGATTATGGATGATCTCCAAACATTTAGAAAATCAAAAGATTATTATGCCAAGATTGGCAAGGCGTGGAAGCGTGGTTATCTTCTTTATGGTCCTCCCGGGACAG GTAAGTCTAGCATGATTGCGGCTATGGCTAATTTCTTGGAATATGATATCTATGATCTTGAATTGACAGCGGTTAAGGACAATACCGAGCTAAGAAGGTTGTTGATAGACACTACAAGTAAGTCTATTATTGTAATTGAAGACATCGATTGTTCCCTTGACCTTACCGGTCAaagggaggagaagaagaagaagaaagacgagaaagataaagaaaaagacgAGAAAGATGCCATCGCGGAAAAGATGAAAAAAGGAGAGGCGAAAGAGAAAAGTGAAGTAACTTTATCTGGGCTTTTGAACTTTATTGATGGTTTATGGTCAGCTATTGGTGGTGAAAGGCTTATTGTTTTCACTACTAACTATGTGGAAAAGCTTGATCCTGCTCTAATTCGGAGGGGTAGAATGGATAAACATATTGTGTTATCCTATTGTTGTTTTGAGTCGTTCAAGGTGCTTGCATATAATTATCTTGACGTCGAATCTCATGATTATTTTCCTGAGATTCGACGTTTATTGGGGGAAACTAATATGACTCCTGCTGATATTGCTGAGAATTTGATGCCTAAGTCTTCAAAGGAAAATGCAGATACTTGCTTGAAGAGATTGATTGAAGCTCTTGAAAATGCCAAGGAGGAAGCAAAATTGAAGgctaaggaagaagaagaagagagagcaAAGGCTGAGAAGGagaaagaagtgaaagagaaagaggaaaaaaagaaaaaattagcaGCTGTTGATGGTGTAAACAAGAATGAGAAGTCAGAGAGTAATggtactaaggaaaatggtagtgCCAAGGAAAATGGTGATGTTAGCAAAGATTGA
- the LOC142174303 gene encoding uncharacterized protein LOC142174303 yields the protein MEITGTNRVTVLHELEEFRFQAFESARLYKERMKLMHDKHILDRNFKPGDLVLLYNSRLRLFPGKLKSRRSGPFRVVQMFLSGVVEIELEDGKNKFTVNGQMLKHYLGMAEEKGDKMVVHLAEPQYANEE from the coding sequence ATGGAGATAACAGGTACTAACAGAGTCACTGTGTTACACGAGCTCGAGGAATTCAGGTTCCAGGCCTTTGAGAGTGCtagattatacaaagaaaggatgaaattaatgcatgataagcacatcttgGATCGAAACTTCAAACCTggagatctagtgttgttatacaactcgagGTTGAGATTGTTTCCGGGTAAGTTAAAGTCCCGACGGTCAGGACCCTTCAGAGTGGTGCAAATGTTCTTAAGTGGAGTTGTAGAGATTGAATTAGAAGATGGGAAAAACAAGTTCACAGTAAATGGGCAAAtgttgaaacattaccttggaatggCTGAAGAAAAAGGGGATAAAATGGTAGTCCATTTGGCAGAGCCCCAGTACGCGAATGAGGAGTGA
- the LOC107797934 gene encoding HVA22-like protein c isoform X1 has translation MGSDNNVLAVIAKNIDVLALPLVSLVYPLYASIKAIETKSRADDRQWLTYWVLYSLITLFELTFSKAIEWFPIWSYAKLAAICWLVLPYFNGASYVYENFIRPFYRNPQVKIWYVPLKKDIFSKPDDVLTAAEKYIEEHGPQAFERLIAKQADRDARSRRNNYMIFDDDYRY, from the exons ATGGGTTCAGACAACAATGTTCTTGCTGTAATAGCCAAGAATATTGATGTTCTTGCTTT GCCTCTTGTCTCTCTTGTTTACCCTCT GTACGCTTCCATTAAGGCAATAGAGACAAAGTCTCGAGCAGATGATCGGCAATGGCTAACTTATTGGGTTCTTTATTCTTTGATTACTCTCTTTGAGCTTACCTTTTCTAAGGCCATTGAGTG GTTTCCAATATGGTCATATGCTAAGCTAGCTGCAATATGTTGGCTAGTTCTACCTTATTTCAATGGAGCTTCCTATGTTTATGAGAATTTCATAAGACCTTTTTATAGAAATCCACAAGTCAAAATCTGGTATGTTCCTCTGAAAAAAGACATTTTTAGTAAGCCAGATGATGTTCTAACTGCTGCTGAGAAATATATTGAAGAACACGGACCACAAGCATTTGAAAGGCTTATAGCCAAG CAGGCTGATAGAGATGCAAGAAGCAGGAGGAATAACTACATGATCTTTGATGATGATTATCGATATTGA
- the LOC107797934 gene encoding HVA22-like protein c isoform X2 produces MGSDNNVLAVIAKNIDVLALPLVSLVYPLYASIKAIETKSRADDRQWLTYWVLYSLITLFELTFSKAIEWFPIWSYAKLAAICWLVLPYFNGASYVYENFIRPFYRNPQVKIWYVPLKKDIFSKPDDVLTAAEKYIEEHGPQAFERLIAKADRDARSRRNNYMIFDDDYRY; encoded by the exons ATGGGTTCAGACAACAATGTTCTTGCTGTAATAGCCAAGAATATTGATGTTCTTGCTTT GCCTCTTGTCTCTCTTGTTTACCCTCT GTACGCTTCCATTAAGGCAATAGAGACAAAGTCTCGAGCAGATGATCGGCAATGGCTAACTTATTGGGTTCTTTATTCTTTGATTACTCTCTTTGAGCTTACCTTTTCTAAGGCCATTGAGTG GTTTCCAATATGGTCATATGCTAAGCTAGCTGCAATATGTTGGCTAGTTCTACCTTATTTCAATGGAGCTTCCTATGTTTATGAGAATTTCATAAGACCTTTTTATAGAAATCCACAAGTCAAAATCTGGTATGTTCCTCTGAAAAAAGACATTTTTAGTAAGCCAGATGATGTTCTAACTGCTGCTGAGAAATATATTGAAGAACACGGACCACAAGCATTTGAAAGGCTTATAGCCAAG GCTGATAGAGATGCAAGAAGCAGGAGGAATAACTACATGATCTTTGATGATGATTATCGATATTGA